The following coding sequences lie in one Musa acuminata AAA Group cultivar baxijiao chromosome BXJ1-8, Cavendish_Baxijiao_AAA, whole genome shotgun sequence genomic window:
- the LOC135589143 gene encoding uncharacterized protein LOC135589143: MATSQVVIGVSTLPPSENRDGYYTEAATGVVSQAQSPPPRAVESDEEQREWMKKTRGWLMVVSTLVGSAAFLGGIGRLRSEKLQDMQHTRVGIAYLVAISLAFGFSMGTIIILLLKAAPNTLEIKALLRILRAFIILAMCALGLAFSLASYGKLLWAFSFFAALLVFFLVVGTLTWCSNREFKLLRRLFTWSATRHHVEPSEQANGQQYMGSSPGNMGFSHA; this comes from the exons ATGGCAACAAGTCAAGTAGTGATCGGTGTCTCCACTCTCCCACCAAGTGAAAACCGA GACGGATATTATACGGAAGCTGCGACTGGCGTCGTCAGTCAAGCGCAGTCGCCGCCGCCGCGGGCGGTCGAGAGCGACGAGGAGCAGCGGGAGTGGATGAAGAAGACTCGGGGGTGGCTGATGGTGGTGTCGACGCTGGTGGGCTCGGCGGCGTTCCTGGGCGGGATCGGCCGGTTGCGGTCGGAGAAGCTGCAGGACATGCAGCACACGCGAGTGGGCATAGCGTACCTGGTCGCCATCAGCCTCGCCTTCGGCTTCTCCATGGGCACCATCATCATACTGCTGCTGAAGGCGGCGCCCAACACGTTGGAGATCAAGGCCTTGTTGCGGATCCTGCGAGCCTTCATCATCCTCGCCATGTGCGCGCTAGGGTTAGCCTTCTCTCTGGCCTCCTACGGGAAGCTACTGTGGGCGTTCTCCTTCTTCGCTGCcctcctcgtcttcttcctcgTGGTTGGCACGCTGACCTGGTGCAGCAACAGGGAGTTCAAGCTGCTTCGTCGTCTCTTCACCTGGAGCGCGACGCGACACCACGTCGAGCCGAGTGAGCAAGCAAATGGGCAGCAGTACATGGGGAGTTCACCAGGAAACATGGGGTTCTCTCATGCTTAG